CGTGGCCTACAAGACATGGTCGCCGCGCGTCGGCCTCACCTACGACCTGTTGGGCAGCGGACGCAGCGTCGTCAAGGCGAGCTTCGCCCACTATGTCGGCCAACTCGGTACCGGAAGCCTCTCAGGCACGTACAATCCGGTGTCCAGCGCCTACGTGAGATACCCCTGGCACGACCTCAACGGCGACGGTTTCATCCAGGCCAATGAGATCGACATCAGCGCGGCGGCGCCGCTGGCGTCATCGAGCGGGTACAACTACCTCAACCCGGCGCAGCTCACGACCACCGGCAAGATCGACCCGAACCTGACCGACGAGAAGACCAACGAGTTCATCGCGAGCTTCGACCAGCAGATCGGGAACCAGTTTGCGGTGAGCGCGAGCTACATCTACCGGAAGTACACAAACTTCTCGTGGTCGCCCCTCGACAACTGGAGCTCGGCGAACTATGTCGCCGCCCAGTACACGCCCCCCGCAGCCAATTGCCCGGTGGCGGGTGCGTTGTGCAACCAGATTACCTACTATCAGCGGACCAGCCAGCCCGGTACCGCCTACACGCTGACCAACCAGCCGGGCTACTACCGGACGTACAGCGGGTTGGAAGTCTCCGTCCGGAAGCGGATGTCGAACCGATGGATGGCGAATGCCAGCTTCTCGTACAGCAATACGCCGCAGCACTACCCCGCGGGGTCGTACCAGGATCCGACCAACATCGCGAACCTCGACGGCGGGCAGTACGCGCCGCAGACGAGCGGCAGCGGCCTTGACAATGTGTTCCTGAACTCGGCGTGGCTCCTCCGCGCGTCCGGCTCGTACACGCTGCCGCTGGGCGAAGTGAACATCGCGGGTTTCTACAATGCCCGCGGCGGCTACCCGTTCCCGCAGACCGTTCAGACGCCGACCCGTCCATTCAGCGGGGGTCAGGCCGACGTCTACGTCTTTCAGTACGGCAGTGCCAGGCTGCCGAACTACCAGGCGATGGACTTCCGCGTCGATCGGCCGTTCACGGTCGGCCATCATGTCAAGATGTCGCCAAGCGTGGACATCTTCAACCTGTTCAACACGGCCACGGTGCAGTCGCGCCGCACCAGGCAGAATTCGACCATCGCGAACAACATCAGCTCGATCGTGGCGCCGCGGGTGGCGCGGTTCGGCGTGCGCGTGACGTGGTAAGAGTCAGGGTCTGGGGGCGGGTCCGACGTCGGGCCCGCCCCCTTTTTCTTTGTACGCCGCTGGCCCACCGAAGGGGAAGGCGGCTACTGACTACGGCGCGGAGGTCCTGGTTTCCGCGATCTCCTGATACAGGAACGCCGACGCCAGGATTCCATTGAAGAAGTTGTCGAGGTTGAACTTCTCGTTGGGCGCGTGCAGATTGTCGTCGGGCAGGCCGAAACCGAACAGCACGACCGGAGCGTTCAGTTCTTCCTGGAAGTTCGAGACGATCGGGATCGATCCGCCTTCGCGCGTAAAGACCGGCCGCTTGCCGAACCCCTTTTCGATCGCGCGCCCGGCGGCTTGCACGTAAATGTTGTCGAAATCCGTCATCCACGGCTTCCCGCCGTGCAGGTTCGTCACCTTCACGGTGACGGTCTTCGGCGTGATCTTTTTGACGTAGGCCTCGAAGAGCGCGGCGATCTTGTCGGGATTCTGGTTCGGCACGAGCCGCATGCTCACCTTCGCCATCGCGGTAGCGGCGATGACGGTCTTGCTCCCTTCGCCGGTCCAGCCCGCAAGCAGTCCGTTCACGTCGAGTGTTGGCCTCGCCCAGATGCGTTCCAGCACACTGTAGCCTCGCTCGCCTGCGAGCCTGGGGGCGGCGATGTGCTTTCTGAAGCCGACTTCGTTGAATGGCAGGCGCTTGAACTCGGCGCGCTCTTCCTCGCGCAGCGGCAGCACCTCATCGTAGAACCCCGGAATCTTGATGTTCCCGCTCTTGTCCTTGAGGCGCGCAATGACATGAGCGAGCACGTTTGCCGGATTGGCCACGGCCCCGCCGTACGAGCCGGAGTGCATATCCTGGCTGGTGCCGCGCAAGTCGATCTGCATGTACGCGAGGCCACGCAAGCCGTAGCAGATCGACGGCACGCCACGATCGAACATCTCGGTGTCGGAAATCAGGACCATGTCGCAGGCGAGCGCCGCCTTGTTGTCCCGCACGTACGGCGCCAGATTGACGCTGCCGACTTCCTCTTCCCCTTCGAGGATGACCTTGAAGTTGACGGGCAGCCGGCCGCCCTTGCCGATGTGTGCCTCGATCGCCTTGAGATGGATGAACACCTGCCCCTTGTCGTCGCAGGCGCCCCGCGCATAAATCTCGCCGTCCCGAACGGTGGCCTCAAACGGCGGCGATTTCCACAGATCGATCGGATCCACCGGCTGCACGTCGTAGTGCCCGTAGAGGAGCACGGTCGGCGCGCCATCAGCATGCAGCCAGTCTCCGTACACGATGGGATGCCCGGCCGTTTCGACGATGTGGACATGATCGAGGCCGATGCGGGTCATTTCGGCCGCGCTCCACTCGGCGGCCCGTCTCACGTCCCCGGCGTGCTCCGGCAGGGCACTGATGCTGGGAATCGCAAGATACTGCTTGAGTTCCTCGACGTACCGATCACGACTTGACTGGATGAAGTCGACGATGTTGTTCATGGAACCAATCCCCCGGGAGCAGCTATCAATTCTCAAGCCTTCGTCTGAAGCAGGCCGTTCCGCATGATGTCCGACATCTCGCGGACGATCTGGCCGGTATTCTTGCCGTAGAGATCCGGCACGCCAAAGACCAGTTCGACTGCGAAGTGCTGCAGGTAGGTCCGGAACACGAACATGATCGCCTCGGCAGGCGGAATGTCGCGGCGCAGCTTTCCTTCAATCCGGATCTGGTCCCGGTGGCCCTCCACGAATCGTCCAAACAGGCTGGCCATCTCCGAGTAGAACTTCCGGATGTGGCTGCCCTCGAATTCGACGACGTCCACGTAGATCAGCCGGACGTAGGGCCGGTACTTGGCAATGCTCTCCTGGGCCGCGTGGCCGAGGGCTTCCAGGTTCTCCGGAAAGGTCCCCTCGGTCAGAGCGCGGGTCACGGGAAAGTCCGGCGTCTCGACCACCCGCCAGAACACATCGAGCAGTTCCCGGAAGATGGTCTCCTTGTCCTCGAAGTGATGGTAGACGTTGCCGATCGACACCAGGGCTTTCCGGGCCACGTCTCGCATGGATGTCGCGCGATAGCCCTGCGTCGCAAACAGCGCGAGCGCCGCGTCAAGAATGGCGGCGCGGCTTCGCTGTGTGCGTTCTTCCTGGTTCATGGCTTTGGCTTGGCCGCCTTTCGCCCGAAGCCCGCGAAGGGCCAGTCTCGTCGCACGTCCGGCCCGGTGCGTTCCAGCGGACCCCGTCCCGATCGCGCCATGATACACCCGCAAAGCGGCAGACCGGGATTGTGGGCGGGGGGACGAAGGCGACGCAGGCGTCCTGCGTGAAGCGGCCTCAGTCACCAGACGCAGGCTTGAGCATGCCGTGGCGCAGGATGTGGGCGATCTCTTTCACGACTTCTTCGCTGCTCTTGCCGAAGTGATCGTGCACGCCAAACACGAATTCCACGGCGAAGTACTGAAGAAAAGTCCGAAACGCCAGCATGACGGCCGAAGCGGCTTTGATCTCCGGCCTGAGCTTTCCCTCGAGCTTGAGCTCATCCCTGTGGGCCACCACGAAACGTTCAAAACGCCCGGCCATTTCCGAGTAGAACTTCCGGATGTGGCTGCCTCCGAACTCGACGACATCGACGTAGATCAGGGCGACATAGGGGCGATAGTGCTCCACGCTTGCGCGCGCCGCGAGGCCGATCTCCTCGAGATTCTCGGGAAAGCTCCCGGTCGTGAGAGCCTTGTTGGGCGGAAAGTCGGGGTCATCGATCGCGCGCCAGTAGGTATCGAGGAGTTCGCGGAAGATCGCCTCCTTTTCCTTGAACTGATGGTAGACGCTGCCGGTCGACACACCGGCCCGCTGCGCGATCTCGCGGGTCGTGGTGGCGCGATACCCCTGGTGAGAAAACAGCGCGAGCGCCGCCTCCAGGATCTGGGCGCGGCTCCGTTCCGATCGTTCCTCCTGGTTCATCAGATCCCCGTGTCAGCCCATCTACGACGCCGGCTTCAGCACCGTGCACACCGAGGCGCAAATCGGGCCACCGATGTTGAATGTGGCGGCCGCCTTCGCGTTCTTCACCTGCAGCGCGGGCGGCACCTTGCCGAGCAACTGCCAGGCGGACCAGCCGATCATGGCGATGCCGGTGGCACCGACCGGGTGGCCCTTGGCGATGAGTCCGCCCGACGTGTTGATGCCGCACTCACCGTCCACGTTGGCGCGGCCGTCAACCCAGTACTTCGCGCCCTGGCCGTAGGCGGCCTTGCCGATGACTTCGGTGCCGATGGCGCCCATGACGGTGAAGCAATCGTGGACCTCGGCGACATTGACGTCGCCCGGTGAGACGCCGGCCATCTTGTACGCCTTGTTCATCGCGCCAAGCGCTCCACCCGGGCGCAGCACGTCTCGGCCCGCACGCAGCAACGAGTCTGTGGCTTGCGCGTAGCCCGCAATCTGCACGCAGTCGGCTTTGGCTACGCCGAGCCGCTTCAGTCCTTCCTCGGTCGCAATGATGAGTGCCGCGTAACCGTCGGTCATCTGGGAGCAGTCATACGTCTTGAGGGGGAGACCATCGACGATGTACCGATTGATGCCCTCGATCGTCATGGCCTGTTCGAGCGTGACAGTCGCCTTCTGCATCTGAGCATAGGGATTCTTGTTGCCGTTGGCGTATTCGGCGACGGCAATCTGCGCCAAGTCGGCCTCTGTCGCGCCGTGCGTCTTCATGTACTCGGCCATCACCTCGGCAAAGATGTGGGGAAAGACGAAGACCTTGCCGGCCCGCTCGTCCGGGTGCGAGAACACGCCCAGGGCCGCGCCGATCAGCTTGCCGTCCGCCTTGCCTTCGGGGTCGCGCATCTTCTCGTAGCCGACCGCGATTCCGACCTCGCCCATCCCGAGCAACAACTTGTAGACCACCGACAGCACAGCCTGGCCGCCCGAAGCGCACGCGTTCTCGACCGATTCAATCGGCTTGCCCTCGAGCCCGGGCACCGAGGCCATCAGGCCGGCGAGCAGCCCTTGCTGATTGAGCGTGAAATGGCACGCGGCTCCAATCGATCCGACGTCTATCTGCGACGGATCGATCTTGATCTGCTGGCAGACCTCGGTCACCGCGTTCGTGACGATTGCGGGCACCGTCATGCCCATCAGCTTGCCGAACTTCGACTGGTGATACGCGGCAATATAGACCGGCTTGTTCATATGACACCTCATCCTGGCTGGCGCCGGGGAGCCTGCAGCGTGCGCCTGTTACGTCCCGATGACGATTCCGCCATCGACCGAGATGACGGTCCCCGTCACGAACGAGGCGGCGTCCGAGGCCAGCCAGACGTAGGCGTTGGCGATGTCCTCGGGCCGGCCCATCCGGCCGAGCGGGGTTCTGGCAATCATACCTTCCAGCACCTTTTCGGGCATCGCCTTCAGGATCTCGGTGGCGACGAACCCCGGGGCGACGGCGTTGACGCGGATCTTGTGACGTCCAAGCTCCCGGGCCCACGTCCGGGTCATCCCGACGAGCCCCGCCTTGGTGGCGACGTAGTTGGTCTGGCCGAAGTTGCCGTAAAGGCCCACGACGGAGGAGGCGTTCAGGATCGCGCCGCCGCCTGCTCTAATCATGTGAGGCACCACCGCACGCGTGCACAGGAACGGCCCTCGAAGGTTCACGTCGATCACCTGGTCGAAGCTCTCGTCGGTCATCATCCCGACCTGGGCGCCGTCCTTCCACTTGATCAACAGCGCATCACGCACGATGCCGGCGTTGTTGACGAGGACATCGACGCGGCCCCATTTCGCCACCGTCGCTGCCACGGCCTCCGCGACACTCGCCGGGCTGGCGACGTCCACCTTCTGGAACACCGCGTCGCCGCCAGCCGCCGAGAGCGAGGAGACGATCTCGCCAGCCTTCGCGTCCGAGACATCCCATGCCGCCACACGGCACGTCTCCTTCGCGAAACCCACGGCCGTGGCGTATCCAATGCCGGCCGCCGCGCCCGTGACGATGACCACCTTGCCTGCAAGACCGGTTTCGAGACTCATGTTCACGCCCTCATGCGGATGGCCGTTGCGGCCTGGTTGTATCCGACGCCGGATCCGACGAACACCGTCAGCGCGCCCGGTTTGATCTTTCCCCTCTGCAGCGCGTCGTCGAGCGCCATGGGAATGCAGGCCGAGCCGGTGTAGCCCCACTCCTCCATGATCGTGTGCGTCCGGTCGAGCGGCAGGCTGAGGTCGGCCATCACCAGATCGATCGACGGCTTCCGCACCTGCGTGAAGATGATGAAGTCGATGTCGCTGACGGCGAAACCGCCCTCGCGCGCCAGTTTGCGCACCAGCCGGGGCCATCCTTCGTGGTTGATCTCGGGTGGATAGCGGTCGTTGATCTGGCAGCTCGTGCGTCCGGCGCGGACCGACTCCTCCGTGGCAGGCTCGTATGTGCCGCCCGAGTAGATGCCCCAGTGCTTGTGATAC
This portion of the Acidobacteriota bacterium genome encodes:
- a CDS encoding dipeptidase, translating into MNNIVDFIQSSRDRYVEELKQYLAIPSISALPEHAGDVRRAAEWSAAEMTRIGLDHVHIVETAGHPIVYGDWLHADGAPTVLLYGHYDVQPVDPIDLWKSPPFEATVRDGEIYARGACDDKGQVFIHLKAIEAHIGKGGRLPVNFKVILEGEEEVGSVNLAPYVRDNKAALACDMVLISDTEMFDRGVPSICYGLRGLAYMQIDLRGTSQDMHSGSYGGAVANPANVLAHVIARLKDKSGNIKIPGFYDEVLPLREEERAEFKRLPFNEVGFRKHIAAPRLAGERGYSVLERIWARPTLDVNGLLAGWTGEGSKTVIAATAMAKVSMRLVPNQNPDKIAALFEAYVKKITPKTVTVKVTNLHGGKPWMTDFDNIYVQAAGRAIEKGFGKRPVFTREGGSIPIVSNFQEELNAPVVLFGFGLPDDNLHAPNEKFNLDNFFNGILASAFLYQEIAETRTSAP
- a CDS encoding TetR/AcrR family transcriptional regulator produces the protein MNQEERTQRSRAAILDAALALFATQGYRATSMRDVARKALVSIGNVYHHFEDKETIFRELLDVFWRVVETPDFPVTRALTEGTFPENLEALGHAAQESIAKYRPYVRLIYVDVVEFEGSHIRKFYSEMASLFGRFVEGHRDQIRIEGKLRRDIPPAEAIMFVFRTYLQHFAVELVFGVPDLYGKNTGQIVREMSDIMRNGLLQTKA
- a CDS encoding TetR/AcrR family transcriptional regulator, whose translation is MNQEERSERSRAQILEAALALFSHQGYRATTTREIAQRAGVSTGSVYHQFKEKEAIFRELLDTYWRAIDDPDFPPNKALTTGSFPENLEEIGLAARASVEHYRPYVALIYVDVVEFGGSHIRKFYSEMAGRFERFVVAHRDELKLEGKLRPEIKAASAVMLAFRTFLQYFAVEFVFGVHDHFGKSSEEVVKEIAHILRHGMLKPASGD
- a CDS encoding thiolase family protein, which gives rise to MNKPVYIAAYHQSKFGKLMGMTVPAIVTNAVTEVCQQIKIDPSQIDVGSIGAACHFTLNQQGLLAGLMASVPGLEGKPIESVENACASGGQAVLSVVYKLLLGMGEVGIAVGYEKMRDPEGKADGKLIGAALGVFSHPDERAGKVFVFPHIFAEVMAEYMKTHGATEADLAQIAVAEYANGNKNPYAQMQKATVTLEQAMTIEGINRYIVDGLPLKTYDCSQMTDGYAALIIATEEGLKRLGVAKADCVQIAGYAQATDSLLRAGRDVLRPGGALGAMNKAYKMAGVSPGDVNVAEVHDCFTVMGAIGTEVIGKAAYGQGAKYWVDGRANVDGECGINTSGGLIAKGHPVGATGIAMIGWSAWQLLGKVPPALQVKNAKAAATFNIGGPICASVCTVLKPAS
- the fabG gene encoding 3-oxoacyl-ACP reductase FabG translates to MSLETGLAGKVVIVTGAAAGIGYATAVGFAKETCRVAAWDVSDAKAGEIVSSLSAAGGDAVFQKVDVASPASVAEAVAATVAKWGRVDVLVNNAGIVRDALLIKWKDGAQVGMMTDESFDQVIDVNLRGPFLCTRAVVPHMIRAGGGAILNASSVVGLYGNFGQTNYVATKAGLVGMTRTWARELGRHKIRVNAVAPGFVATEILKAMPEKVLEGMIARTPLGRMGRPEDIANAYVWLASDAASFVTGTVISVDGGIVIGT